A window from Drosophila kikkawai strain 14028-0561.14 chromosome 2L, DkikHiC1v2, whole genome shotgun sequence encodes these proteins:
- the LOC108079593 gene encoding uncharacterized protein: protein MSLDLVPELAPLKIYLLTYEMDIPEESGDGGLLSIVSLKAQQLKVCGFIAHTHSGRRVGGELEGTEEALHQMVEWLMAKAQGKDQQEEVAEPEEKIKGVRGQMTEPRFSKWTLQSRTKYDDFFQC, encoded by the coding sequence ATGTCCCTCGACTTGGTTCCTGAACTTGCACCCTTGAAGATCTACCTGTTAACCTACGAAATGGACATTCCCGAGGAATCTGGCGATGGAGGACTCCTCTCCATAGTTTCCCTCAAGGCCCAACAGCTCAAGGTGTGCGGCTtcattgcgcatacgcacaGTGGCCGCCGGGTGGGTGGCGAACTGGAGGGCACCGAGGAGGCTCTCCATCAAATGGTCGAGTGGCTGATGGCCAAAGCCCAGGGCAAAGACcagcaggaggaggtggcTGAGCCGGAGGAGAAGATCAAGGGTGTCAGGGGCCAGATGACGGAGCCACGATTCTCCAAGTGGACGCTGCAATCACGGACCAAATACGATGATTTCTTTCAATGTTGA